A genomic segment from Luteolibacter ambystomatis encodes:
- a CDS encoding glycoside hydrolase family 10 protein: MMRRLLLPVLGLLSTLPAFSQAFAPIADRPPAITREFRGAWVACIYNLDWPSSRGLGAAQQQAELRGILDKMAALNMNAVVFQVRPHCDAVYQSSIEPWSPWLTGTMGSSPGYDPLAFCIREAHARGIEVHAWFNPFRAISSNTITCSSSHVTCANPRMVKPYGSMKWCDPALPETRGRATGVILDVVKRYDVDGVHMDDYFYPYPSGGAVFRDGKTPAERRAYVDGFVNNLYSAVKQQKPWVRVGISPFGIWRPGVPAGIEAGLDSYENLACDSRKWLANGWVDYLAPQLYWRNAPAKQSFSSLLSWWRQQGSRPVWPGIATARINSSEDPGRPASEIINQIQLSRSIGRNYVGNIQWSAKSIVTNRGGIATQLANTYTQPAAVPPMPWVSSRAPASPGVSAQTNGNGTFVRWVLSDPNTAKVAIQARYGSQWKMIKIAPASGNGITIPAADAVAVTALDRFGSASAPKVLGRHGS; the protein is encoded by the coding sequence ATGATGCGCCGTCTGCTCCTCCCGGTCCTCGGATTGCTCTCCACGCTTCCGGCATTTTCGCAGGCCTTCGCGCCGATCGCGGACCGGCCGCCGGCGATCACCCGCGAGTTCCGCGGTGCCTGGGTGGCCTGCATCTATAATCTCGACTGGCCCAGTTCGCGGGGTCTCGGTGCGGCCCAGCAACAGGCCGAGCTCCGTGGCATCCTCGACAAGATGGCGGCGCTCAACATGAACGCCGTGGTCTTCCAGGTCCGCCCGCATTGCGATGCCGTCTATCAATCGTCCATCGAGCCGTGGAGTCCGTGGCTCACCGGCACCATGGGGTCCTCGCCGGGCTATGATCCGCTGGCCTTCTGCATCCGCGAGGCCCATGCCCGCGGCATCGAGGTCCACGCGTGGTTCAATCCCTTCCGTGCGATTTCCAGCAACACCATTACGTGCAGCAGCAGCCACGTGACCTGCGCCAATCCGCGGATGGTGAAGCCCTACGGCTCCATGAAATGGTGCGACCCGGCGCTGCCGGAAACCCGCGGCCGCGCCACCGGGGTGATCCTGGATGTGGTGAAGCGCTACGATGTCGATGGCGTCCACATGGACGACTATTTCTATCCCTATCCGTCCGGTGGCGCGGTCTTCCGCGATGGCAAGACCCCGGCCGAACGCCGCGCTTATGTCGATGGCTTCGTGAACAACCTCTACTCCGCGGTGAAACAGCAGAAGCCGTGGGTGCGTGTGGGCATCAGCCCCTTCGGCATCTGGCGTCCGGGCGTTCCGGCGGGCATCGAGGCCGGCCTGGACAGCTATGAAAACCTCGCCTGCGACTCGCGCAAGTGGCTCGCCAATGGCTGGGTGGACTACCTCGCGCCGCAGCTCTACTGGCGGAATGCCCCGGCCAAGCAGAGCTTTTCCTCGCTCCTTTCCTGGTGGCGGCAGCAGGGCAGCCGCCCGGTCTGGCCGGGCATCGCGACGGCCCGCATCAACAGCTCGGAGGACCCGGGCCGCCCGGCATCGGAAATCATCAATCAGATCCAGCTCAGCCGCAGCATCGGCCGCAACTACGTGGGGAACATCCAGTGGAGCGCGAAGAGCATCGTCACCAATCGCGGCGGCATCGCCACCCAGCTTGCCAATACCTACACCCAGCCCGCCGCCGTGCCGCCGATGCCGTGGGTGAGCAGCCGCGCTCCGGCCTCTCCCGGCGTGAGTGCCCAGACCAATGGCAATGGCACTTTCGTCCGCTGGGTGCTTTCCGATCCGAACACCGCCAAGGTCGCCATCCAGGCCCGCTATGGCAGCCAATGGAAGATGATCAAAATCGCCCCGGCTTCCGGAAACGGCATCACCATCCCAGCGGCGGACGCGGTGGCGGTCACCGCTCTCGATCGTTTTGGCTCGGCCAGCGCGCCGAAAGTGCTGGGTCGCCACGGAAGCTGA
- a CDS encoding CDGSH iron-sulfur domain-containing protein, protein MAEEPVVCDTKPIGLEVEAGVHWWCACGRSSHPPFCDGSHKGTGLQPVKFEVNDKTTVWWCQCKKTDCAPLCDGSHKKLRLS, encoded by the coding sequence ATGGCCGAAGAACCCGTCGTCTGCGATACGAAGCCGATCGGACTGGAAGTCGAAGCAGGCGTCCATTGGTGGTGCGCCTGCGGCCGGTCGAGCCATCCGCCGTTCTGTGATGGCTCCCACAAGGGCACCGGGCTCCAACCGGTGAAATTCGAGGTGAACGACAAGACCACCGTCTGGTGGTGCCAGTGCAAGAAAACGGACTGCGCTCCGCTCTGCGATGGTTCCCACAAGAAACTGAGGCTGTCGTGA
- a CDS encoding thioredoxin family protein: MNRSRVLFLILLPAMLLALPGCDAAKKALGRAASTKAALPPLEVKDITEEEFPAFIRQKGRLNLMLVYDLNGPETAAQTKERLAAEEFLKVARDFSDVVSVGRIDGRLSKTLATSYTPGTIRFELFREGSRVDDCSDGKLIMTSEFRSILAREAEVIRKNPPAAPAIPGSNPPRELAEKEFDSFTKDPNKLSVVVFHANWCGPCQKLKPVMAEVADSFPGVSEVGRFNVDNCRNLAGRLGVSSIPDVRFYRDGKEVGRFTGYRPDYAVRTLFQQHTVGLKAPVAPAPSKGSSGGGSMTRMTKDWVPPGMEKR, encoded by the coding sequence ATGAACCGTTCGCGCGTGCTTTTCCTGATCCTGCTTCCGGCCATGCTGCTGGCTTTGCCCGGCTGCGATGCGGCGAAGAAGGCTCTGGGCAGGGCGGCGAGCACCAAGGCAGCGCTCCCTCCATTGGAAGTGAAAGACATCACGGAGGAGGAGTTCCCCGCTTTCATCCGCCAGAAAGGTCGGCTGAATCTGATGCTGGTCTATGACCTCAATGGCCCGGAAACCGCGGCCCAGACCAAAGAGCGGCTTGCTGCGGAAGAGTTCCTCAAGGTCGCCAGGGATTTTTCAGATGTGGTGTCGGTGGGAAGGATCGACGGTCGCCTCAGCAAGACCCTGGCCACCTCATACACTCCGGGAACCATTCGATTCGAACTTTTCCGGGAAGGCTCCCGGGTGGATGATTGTAGCGATGGGAAGCTCATCATGACGTCGGAATTCCGTTCCATCCTCGCCAGGGAGGCGGAAGTCATCCGCAAGAACCCACCGGCAGCCCCTGCCATTCCCGGATCGAATCCACCTCGCGAACTCGCGGAAAAGGAGTTCGACAGTTTCACAAAGGATCCGAACAAGCTCTCGGTGGTGGTGTTCCACGCCAACTGGTGCGGTCCCTGTCAGAAATTGAAGCCGGTGATGGCCGAGGTGGCTGACAGCTTTCCCGGCGTCTCCGAGGTGGGGCGCTTCAACGTCGATAATTGCCGTAACCTTGCCGGACGGTTGGGGGTTTCCAGCATTCCGGACGTGCGTTTTTACCGGGACGGCAAGGAGGTGGGGCGCTTCACCGGTTATCGACCGGACTACGCGGTGCGGACCCTGTTTCAGCAACACACCGTCGGGCTGAAGGCTCCGGTCGCTCCGGCCCCGTCCAAGGGGTCCTCCGGCGGCGGCTCGATGACGCGCATGACAAAGGACTGGGTGCCACCAGGCATGGAAAAGCGCTGA
- a CDS encoding LamG-like jellyroll fold domain-containing protein: MSFAALLGGIANAQTPPPATFTRTISTSSGSVTANFTLHPVRSSNFKVLVQQSDGSFSEAAADVPRTYLGTVDGYPGAVAAALVRANGTVYTRISFENGLEWISYGGTASVRGSTNWTPAWPTTVVGTGGAGSTVRGAEVGVDATYREYLACGSDPVATLDMIEFCLISTDYIYLRDAAILMKLGRVVIRANQPQDPYEPDGGDTGALLPHVRDQWNTTINSTVGSTHDIALVARPGAGGGLAYVGTIATSSRYSANGADSNGDFYVIWRHEAGHNWGSSHYEGGGKPEGPTIMSDNSLSRFSSSELAKIISHRNSKVSSLDDLGPYPFPLPPRANMDRAIFLPGSPITVDVLNNDSDSNGDAVSLLSFDELSPRGSTLTRSVGTGPNGRDQILYTPASGYESGTDTFSYRITDSTGRTALGYVAMSPVGELSPIDWWKLDETSGTTAANAISGRTNGSHSTVTVNQTGATSVTGKGTAYNGTNGRTSAGTPSYNTNVLTLTTWVKRNGSQAAQAGVVYSGTSSSGSGLCIGPSNDLQFRWNGAGYKTSPATPLTLPDGVWCLAAMTVSPNSVTVHLRTPDGLQSATTNGTYSSTSFGSTLYFGRDNSSHYFKGSLDDVRVYGATFSGDQIESLYQQGVDPPLVTVTSPAAAASVPALNVGLTASVTNGGVDSLTFLDGTTTVGTLADSPYALAVPWFYPGSHTIAARAPYGDWGYIATSPAVTFSVQTPPLPVARITATGTPSRSGLISGAFVISRNHPIGAVTIPIAASGTAVAGTDYTALPASVTMADGVLSASVGVDPLATSVPGANVTVIATLQEDPSYTIGTPSNATLTIDDHITSIASSAWNVATTWTNNTAAPTSGTQGTGLDYAVAHTVSSNDPNSSSQALIGKTLRIQNGGILDLQRNNGGTQITPSYNLPPLTLQDGGAIRFTASLGSILSTVSASIANSGNTSLITSAGSYDNSANLTGAITGNGTIHVYSPTSPGGGTYVRTVSVASANNSFSGNWLVDMTVSSGDDYAGLRANAANALGTGTVTIGTRGQLINNIASGINSLAGVVMTGSPSVLNLAQPWTKSTASLTLDGGTPTVSLGNAASTIGNLFGTTGTIGGSGSSSALTVTQTTDATFAGGLGSNVKFTKSGAATLLLTGSLNSALPLTLTNGGLGFDGGTPAIASLTQSGGQLLLTPGIPATPRLTLSGNYSRTGGGITVTAAAVPELDVPHVLVSYGGSRTGTPPVTFVNNSGTTLETAVDYGATSNSAITITFSLPDPFVAWVASHGLAGADALKAADPDGDGLTNLQEMLFGFDPKDRNSRLKLTITSVDPTTAHLRLNRVIASGAFVLQSSDTLAGPWAETPVTVSADGYDLAIDTARSGVKRFYRVVFREP; encoded by the coding sequence ATGTCATTTGCCGCCCTGCTGGGGGGCATCGCAAATGCCCAGACGCCGCCCCCGGCGACGTTCACCCGTACCATCAGCACGTCGTCCGGTTCCGTGACGGCGAACTTCACGCTGCACCCGGTGCGCAGCTCCAACTTCAAGGTGCTGGTCCAGCAGTCCGACGGTTCCTTCTCCGAGGCGGCGGCGGATGTACCGCGCACCTACCTCGGCACCGTGGACGGTTATCCCGGCGCGGTGGCGGCGGCTCTGGTCCGGGCGAATGGAACGGTCTATACGCGGATTAGTTTCGAGAACGGCCTGGAGTGGATCAGCTACGGCGGCACCGCCTCGGTGCGCGGCAGCACGAACTGGACTCCGGCGTGGCCGACCACGGTGGTGGGCACCGGTGGCGCGGGCTCCACGGTGCGTGGCGCGGAGGTGGGGGTGGATGCCACCTACCGCGAGTATCTCGCCTGCGGTTCCGATCCGGTGGCGACACTGGACATGATCGAGTTCTGCCTCATCTCCACGGACTACATTTATCTGAGGGATGCGGCGATCCTGATGAAACTGGGCCGGGTGGTGATCCGTGCGAACCAACCGCAGGACCCTTACGAACCGGACGGCGGCGATACCGGCGCCCTGCTGCCCCATGTCCGCGACCAATGGAACACGACCATCAATTCGACTGTTGGCAGCACGCATGACATCGCGCTGGTGGCCCGGCCCGGGGCGGGCGGGGGACTGGCCTACGTGGGAACCATCGCGACGAGCAGCCGCTACTCGGCGAATGGCGCGGATTCGAATGGCGACTTCTACGTGATCTGGCGTCACGAGGCCGGGCACAACTGGGGCTCGAGCCACTATGAAGGGGGCGGCAAGCCGGAAGGGCCGACCATCATGTCGGACAACAGCCTGTCCCGTTTCTCCAGTTCGGAGCTTGCGAAGATTATCTCCCACCGGAATTCCAAGGTTTCGAGTCTGGATGATCTCGGGCCGTATCCCTTTCCGCTGCCGCCGCGGGCGAACATGGATCGCGCGATCTTTCTGCCGGGATCTCCGATCACCGTCGACGTGCTCAACAACGACTCGGACTCGAACGGCGATGCGGTGAGCCTGCTGTCCTTTGATGAACTCTCGCCGCGAGGCAGCACCCTCACGCGCTCGGTGGGCACCGGACCGAATGGACGTGACCAGATTCTCTACACACCGGCATCCGGCTACGAATCCGGTACTGATACCTTCAGCTACCGCATCACGGATTCCACCGGCCGCACCGCGCTGGGCTATGTGGCGATGTCGCCGGTGGGCGAACTTTCACCGATCGACTGGTGGAAGCTGGATGAAACCAGCGGCACAACCGCGGCGAATGCGATCTCCGGCCGTACCAATGGCAGCCACAGCACCGTGACGGTGAATCAGACCGGAGCCACCTCCGTGACCGGAAAGGGCACGGCCTACAATGGCACCAACGGCCGCACCAGCGCCGGGACGCCGAGCTACAATACCAACGTGCTGACCCTCACCACGTGGGTGAAGCGCAATGGTTCCCAGGCCGCGCAGGCGGGTGTGGTGTACAGCGGCACCAGTTCCTCCGGCAGCGGCCTGTGTATCGGCCCTTCGAACGACCTCCAGTTTCGGTGGAATGGCGCGGGCTACAAGACCTCCCCGGCCACGCCGCTCACCCTGCCGGATGGCGTCTGGTGCCTGGCGGCGATGACCGTGTCACCGAACTCGGTGACGGTCCACCTGCGCACGCCGGATGGCTTGCAGAGCGCCACGACCAACGGGACTTATAGTAGCACGTCCTTCGGTTCCACGCTCTACTTCGGCCGGGACAACAGCTCGCATTACTTCAAGGGATCGCTGGATGACGTGCGGGTCTATGGAGCGACCTTCTCGGGAGACCAGATCGAATCGCTCTACCAACAGGGCGTCGATCCTCCGCTGGTGACGGTGACATCGCCGGCCGCTGCCGCTTCGGTGCCCGCGCTCAATGTGGGACTCACGGCATCCGTTACGAACGGAGGTGTCGATTCGCTGACGTTCCTTGATGGAACGACCACGGTGGGCACGCTGGCGGATTCGCCCTATGCACTGGCGGTTCCGTGGTTCTATCCCGGCAGCCATACGATTGCGGCGCGGGCACCCTATGGGGATTGGGGATACATCGCCACCTCGCCAGCGGTGACTTTCAGCGTGCAGACACCGCCTCTGCCGGTGGCGAGGATCACGGCGACAGGCACGCCTTCACGATCCGGATTGATTTCCGGAGCCTTCGTCATTTCCCGGAATCATCCGATCGGCGCGGTGACCATACCGATTGCCGCAAGTGGCACGGCGGTCGCGGGCACGGACTACACGGCCCTGCCTGCCAGCGTGACGATGGCGGACGGCGTGCTGTCCGCTTCGGTGGGTGTGGATCCGCTCGCTACTTCGGTGCCGGGAGCGAACGTCACAGTCATCGCCACGCTCCAGGAGGATCCCAGCTACACCATCGGCACGCCTTCCAACGCCACGCTCACCATCGATGACCACATCACCTCCATCGCCAGCAGCGCGTGGAACGTGGCCACCACTTGGACCAACAACACCGCCGCCCCCACAAGCGGCACCCAGGGCACGGGCCTCGACTACGCGGTGGCCCATACCGTTTCATCGAATGATCCGAATTCCAGCAGCCAGGCCCTGATTGGAAAAACCCTGCGCATCCAGAACGGCGGCATTCTGGATCTGCAGCGTAACAATGGCGGGACGCAGATCACGCCAAGCTACAACCTGCCGCCCCTCACGCTACAGGATGGGGGCGCCATCCGCTTCACGGCCTCCCTTGGCAGCATCCTCAGCACGGTTTCCGCCTCCATCGCAAATTCTGGCAACACCTCGCTGATCACCAGTGCCGGCAGCTACGACAACAGCGCCAATCTCACCGGTGCGATCACCGGCAATGGCACGATCCATGTCTACAGCCCAACTTCCCCGGGCGGAGGCACCTACGTGCGTACGGTCTCCGTCGCCTCCGCGAACAATTCCTTCTCAGGAAACTGGCTGGTGGACATGACCGTGTCCTCGGGTGACGACTACGCGGGTCTGCGTGCCAATGCTGCCAATGCGCTCGGCACCGGCACCGTCACCATCGGTACCCGCGGCCAGTTGATCAACAACATCGCCAGCGGCATCAATTCGCTGGCAGGCGTGGTCATGACGGGTTCTCCCTCCGTGCTGAATCTTGCCCAGCCGTGGACGAAGTCCACCGCCAGCCTGACCCTGGACGGCGGCACTCCCACCGTCTCGTTGGGCAATGCCGCTTCCACCATTGGCAACCTCTTTGGCACCACCGGCACGATCGGTGGCAGCGGCTCTTCCTCCGCTTTGACGGTGACCCAGACCACAGACGCCACCTTCGCGGGCGGGCTGGGTTCGAACGTGAAGTTCACGAAATCGGGCGCGGCCACGCTGCTGCTCACCGGCAGCCTGAACAGCGCCTTGCCCCTGACCTTGACCAATGGCGGGCTCGGTTTCGACGGCGGCACGCCGGCCATCGCATCGCTGACCCAGAGCGGCGGCCAGTTGCTGCTCACGCCCGGGATCCCGGCCACGCCCCGGCTCACGCTTTCCGGGAACTATTCGCGCACCGGTGGTGGCATCACGGTGACGGCGGCGGCGGTGCCGGAGCTGGATGTTCCCCACGTGCTGGTGTCCTACGGTGGTTCCCGTACCGGCACGCCACCGGTCACCTTCGTGAACAACAGCGGCACCACTCTGGAGACGGCCGTGGACTACGGCGCGACCTCGAACTCCGCAATCACCATCACCTTCAGCCTGCCCGATCCGTTCGTGGCCTGGGTTGCTTCGCATGGCTTGGCGGGAGCCGATGCGCTGAAGGCCGCCGATCCGGATGGCGACGGACTCACCAACCTGCAGGAAATGCTGTTCGGCTTCGATCCGAAGGACCGCAATTCCCGGCTGAAACTCACAATCACCTCGGTGGACCCGACCACCGCGCATCTCCGCCTCAACCGGGTCATTGCCAGTGGTGCCTTCGTTCTTCAAAGTTCGGATACCCTGGCGGGACCATGGGCGGAAACGCCGGTCACGGTCAGCGCGGATGGCTACGATCTCGCCATCGACACGGCGCGGAGCGGGGTGAAACGCTTTTACCGGGTGGTGTTTCGCGAGCCCTGA
- the carB gene encoding carbamoyl-phosphate synthase large subunit, translating to MPKDTSIRKILVIGSGPIVIGQGCEFDYSGVQACKALREEGYTVVLVNSNPATIMTDPEFAHRTYIEPITPEVVEKIIAREKPDALLPTLGGQTALNTSMSLFKSGVLDKHNVKMIGANADAIDKGEDRFRFKEAMLKIGLDVPESGVAHSMEEAREVATKIGRFPLIIRPAFTLGGTGGGIAYNREEFEEIAFSGIDLSPVSEILIEESLLGWKEFEMEVMRDRADNCVVICSIENLDPMGVHTGDSITVAPIQTLTDREYQIMRDASFAVIREIGVETGGSNIQFATDPKTGRMIVIEMNPRVSRSSALASKATGFPIAKIAAKLAVGYTLDEIRNDITRETPASFEPTIDYVVTKVPRFTFEKFPKANPVLTTAMKSVGEAMSIGRTFKESMQKALRSLETGRWGFGFDSKEPHGVTREDIERKLRVPNAERIFWLQTAFVNGFTLEEIFELTAIDPWFLGHLQQIAEEGKDLANLDLKRAKKLGFSDRQIAKARAHSQAIHNVSIHGETDQPAGAPPRAEPEPAVADIPTEDTIRAERKARKIIPTYRLVDTCAAEFEAYTPYYYSTYGDENEARASDKKKIIILGGGPNRIGQGIEFDYCCVHAAFALKDLGYETIMVNSNPETVSTDYDTSDKLFFEPLTLEDVLNICDQEQPDGVIVQFGGQTPLNLAADLKRHGVPIIGTSPESIELAEDRKHFSALLDRIGLKQADAGTATNEEEAIEAADRIGYPVLVRPSFVLGGRAMMIVYSEDELRRYMREAVTASPERPVLVDRFLDGATEIDVDCISDGQQAVVGAIMQHIEQAGIHSGDSACVIPAFSLSEKIKAEITQAAKDLARELNVKGLMNIQFAVKDDELYVIEVNPRASRTVPFVSKAIGVSLAKLAAKIMVGKTLAELGFTETIIPPHYSVKEAVFPWNRFPGIDIVLGPEMRSTGEVMGIDEDRGMAYAKSQISAFNPLPTKGNVFLSVNDRDKDRALEIARGLIELGFEIYSTGGTQARLIAEGLPCHRLYKLSEGARPTVIDAMKNGDVQFVINSPSSHESREDEIKIRAGAISMKISHATNMAAAEASVEAIRALKTRELTVKSIQEYHE from the coding sequence ATGCCAAAAGACACCTCGATCCGCAAAATTCTCGTCATCGGTTCCGGCCCCATCGTCATCGGACAGGGCTGCGAATTCGACTACTCCGGTGTCCAGGCCTGCAAGGCGCTGCGCGAGGAAGGCTACACCGTGGTGCTGGTGAACTCGAATCCGGCCACGATCATGACTGATCCGGAGTTCGCCCACCGGACCTACATCGAGCCGATCACGCCGGAAGTCGTCGAGAAGATCATCGCCCGCGAGAAGCCGGATGCGCTGCTGCCGACCCTCGGCGGCCAGACGGCCCTCAACACCTCGATGTCGCTCTTCAAGTCCGGCGTGCTGGACAAGCACAACGTGAAGATGATCGGCGCGAACGCCGATGCGATCGACAAGGGCGAGGACCGCTTCCGATTCAAGGAAGCCATGCTCAAGATCGGGCTCGATGTGCCGGAGTCCGGCGTGGCCCACTCCATGGAAGAGGCCCGCGAGGTGGCCACGAAGATCGGTCGCTTCCCGCTGATCATCCGCCCCGCCTTCACCCTGGGCGGCACCGGCGGCGGCATCGCCTACAACCGTGAGGAGTTCGAGGAAATCGCCTTCTCCGGCATCGACCTCTCCCCGGTGTCCGAGATCCTCATCGAGGAGTCCCTGCTCGGCTGGAAGGAATTCGAAATGGAGGTCATGCGCGACCGCGCCGACAACTGCGTGGTCATCTGTTCGATCGAGAACCTCGATCCGATGGGCGTCCACACCGGTGACTCGATCACCGTGGCCCCGATCCAGACCCTCACCGACCGCGAGTACCAGATCATGCGCGACGCCTCCTTCGCGGTGATCCGCGAGATCGGCGTGGAAACCGGCGGCTCGAACATCCAGTTCGCCACCGATCCGAAGACCGGCCGCATGATCGTGATCGAGATGAACCCGCGCGTGTCCCGCTCGTCCGCGCTGGCCTCGAAGGCCACCGGCTTCCCGATCGCCAAGATCGCCGCGAAGCTGGCCGTGGGCTACACGCTCGATGAGATCCGCAACGACATCACCCGCGAGACCCCGGCCTCCTTCGAGCCGACCATCGACTACGTGGTGACCAAGGTGCCGCGCTTCACTTTCGAAAAGTTCCCGAAGGCCAATCCGGTGCTCACCACCGCGATGAAGTCCGTCGGCGAGGCGATGTCGATCGGTCGCACCTTCAAGGAGTCCATGCAGAAGGCGCTGCGCTCGCTGGAAACCGGCCGCTGGGGCTTCGGCTTCGACAGCAAGGAGCCGCATGGCGTGACCCGCGAGGACATCGAGCGCAAGCTGCGCGTGCCGAACGCCGAGCGCATCTTCTGGCTCCAGACCGCTTTCGTGAACGGCTTCACGCTGGAGGAGATCTTCGAACTCACCGCGATCGACCCGTGGTTCCTGGGCCACCTCCAGCAGATCGCCGAGGAGGGCAAGGACCTCGCCAACCTCGACCTGAAGCGCGCGAAGAAGCTCGGCTTCTCCGACCGCCAGATCGCCAAGGCCCGCGCCCACTCGCAGGCGATCCACAACGTTTCCATCCACGGCGAAACCGACCAGCCCGCCGGTGCTCCGCCGCGCGCCGAGCCGGAACCGGCCGTGGCCGACATCCCGACCGAGGACACGATCCGCGCCGAGCGCAAGGCCCGGAAGATCATCCCCACCTACCGCCTGGTGGACACCTGCGCCGCGGAGTTCGAGGCCTACACGCCCTACTACTACTCCACCTACGGCGATGAGAACGAGGCCCGCGCCTCGGACAAGAAGAAGATCATCATCCTCGGCGGCGGTCCGAACCGCATCGGCCAGGGCATCGAGTTCGACTACTGCTGCGTCCACGCCGCCTTCGCCCTGAAGGACCTCGGCTACGAGACCATCATGGTGAACTCGAACCCCGAGACCGTCTCCACCGACTACGATACCTCGGACAAGCTGTTCTTCGAACCGCTCACGCTCGAGGACGTGCTGAACATCTGCGACCAGGAGCAGCCGGACGGCGTGATCGTCCAGTTCGGCGGCCAGACGCCTCTGAACCTCGCCGCGGACCTGAAGCGCCACGGGGTGCCAATCATCGGCACCAGCCCGGAAAGCATCGAGCTCGCCGAGGACCGCAAGCACTTCTCCGCGCTGCTCGACCGCATCGGCCTGAAGCAGGCCGATGCCGGCACCGCCACCAACGAGGAGGAAGCCATCGAGGCCGCCGACCGCATCGGCTACCCGGTGCTCGTCCGCCCGTCCTTCGTGCTCGGCGGCCGCGCCATGATGATCGTTTACTCGGAAGACGAGCTGCGCCGCTACATGCGCGAGGCCGTCACCGCCTCCCCGGAACGCCCGGTCCTCGTCGACCGCTTCCTCGATGGCGCGACCGAAATCGACGTCGATTGCATCAGTGACGGCCAGCAGGCCGTCGTCGGCGCGATCATGCAGCACATCGAGCAGGCCGGCATCCACTCCGGTGACTCCGCCTGCGTGATCCCCGCCTTCTCGCTCTCCGAGAAGATCAAGGCCGAGATCACCCAGGCCGCCAAGGACCTCGCCCGCGAGCTGAACGTGAAGGGCCTGATGAACATCCAGTTCGCCGTGAAGGACGACGAACTCTACGTCATCGAGGTCAATCCCCGCGCCTCCCGCACCGTGCCCTTCGTCTCGAAGGCCATCGGCGTCTCTCTCGCCAAGCTCGCTGCCAAGATCATGGTCGGCAAGACGCTGGCCGAGCTCGGATTCACCGAGACCATCATCCCGCCGCACTACTCGGTGAAGGAAGCCGTCTTCCCATGGAACCGCTTCCCCGGCATCGACATCGTGCTCGGCCCGGAAATGCGCTCCACCGGCGAGGTCATGGGCATCGACGAAGATCGCGGCATGGCCTACGCCAAATCCCAGATCAGCGCCTTCAACCCGCTGCCGACCAAGGGCAATGTCTTCCTCTCCGTGAACGACCGCGACAAGGACCGCGCCCTGGAGATCGCCCGCGGCCTGATCGAGCTCGGCTTCGAGATCTACTCCACCGGCGGCACCCAGGCCCGCCTCATCGCGGAAGGCCTGCCCTGCCACCGCCTCTACAAGCTCTCCGAAGGCGCCCGACCGACAGTGATCGACGCCATGAAGAACGGCGACGTGCAGTTCGTGATCAACTCCCCCAGCAGCCACGAAAGCCGCGAGGACGAGATCAAGATCCGCGCCGGCGCGATCTCCATGAAGATCTCCCACGCCACCAACATGGCCGCGGCGGAGGCCTCCGTCGAAGCCATCCGCGCGCTGAAGACCCGGGAGCTCACCGTGAAGAGCATCCAAGAGTACCACGAGTGA
- a CDS encoding thioredoxin family protein yields the protein MNAALLGPALGAAAAIYFLVRSLRILKTGTATLAGIPLKGWLARFAAVPMLIGSLAGVTGGLWMTTMFVLDARKAAGGAALGKPAAAASHPGLLDGFKGSLASLTGRFSPPAREKKPAAGPVEFTPVTARDLSEAEFRSVTSTPDKLAVVLFHREGDGPSRMVQRELEGVALEFSGRVEIARVDVERFPKLAKQEDIRGVPDIRYFRNGKRVDQVTGPAPASMLRMRFQQLAPAPPVPDPEPAVVAVEPVERLPSGSGSISRMKKGWVPPGMQRW from the coding sequence ATGAACGCTGCATTGCTAGGCCCGGCACTGGGTGCCGCGGCTGCCATTTACTTCCTGGTGCGCTCCTTGCGCATTTTGAAAACCGGTACCGCCACGTTGGCGGGCATCCCCCTCAAGGGATGGTTGGCGCGGTTTGCGGCCGTGCCGATGTTGATCGGTAGTCTGGCGGGGGTGACGGGTGGCCTTTGGATGACCACGATGTTCGTCCTCGACGCGAGGAAGGCCGCCGGTGGGGCGGCGCTTGGAAAACCGGCTGCTGCGGCTTCCCACCCCGGGTTGCTGGACGGGTTCAAGGGCTCGCTGGCCTCCTTGACGGGCAGATTCTCTCCTCCGGCGCGCGAAAAGAAACCGGCTGCCGGACCGGTGGAATTCACGCCAGTGACGGCCCGCGACCTTTCGGAAGCGGAATTCCGTTCGGTCACTTCCACGCCGGACAAACTGGCGGTGGTACTTTTCCACCGGGAGGGAGACGGCCCGAGCCGGATGGTCCAGCGGGAGTTGGAAGGCGTGGCTCTGGAGTTTTCCGGACGGGTGGAGATCGCGCGCGTCGATGTCGAGCGCTTCCCGAAGCTGGCGAAACAGGAAGACATACGCGGCGTGCCGGACATCCGCTATTTCCGGAACGGCAAACGTGTGGACCAAGTGACAGGGCCCGCGCCGGCCTCGATGCTGCGCATGCGGTTCCAACAGCTTGCCCCCGCGCCTCCCGTCCCGGATCCGGAGCCGGCCGTGGTCGCCGTTGAGCCGGTGGAGCGGCTTCCTTCCGGATCTGGATCCATCAGCCGGATGAAAAAAGGCTGGGTGCCCCCCGGCATGCAGCGGTGGTGA